The following are encoded together in the Anopheles nili chromosome 3, idAnoNiliSN_F5_01, whole genome shotgun sequence genome:
- the LOC128726806 gene encoding uncharacterized protein LOC128726806: MSEQSDDAKETLGEYDRNLLEQLVVNDWGLSTAAFKRMVYCGIDEVSLVLIEDAEINELFSDPRLLGQKILFKHRLRQWRQDQQNFLTNIAHINHPNGNGTTFGIPRQHLLAMNGAPYKRKYPFDPDPALQLHPALPPSDDDVISVKTEHDFVTSNGNGLVKRRTEEDSPLAPLATPYAVSSGVVVGTPVAKRKHEQPSLKERTSGAIGDIPVRIDRDSLLRLLQCSQSGRWIVSSFKPNEPLERRAQTIITHLIVDQFLHFNILFKHRMMSHYADVIKELFPAEMKEVYYAPRNTVKRNTSGKLFDRYTNQRLRHKERLPRLKPFIADEWTEHKTFAELAILNEAMQTARGLANVDDATGSEDGNVSNDFLQPVATMFVEGEDHPVNSEGAVDYSTREDDQ; the protein is encoded by the exons AACAGCTGGTCGTGAACGATTGGGGTTTGAGTACGGCCGCATTCAAGCGGATGGTTT ACTGTGGAATAGACGAAGTCAGCCTGGTGCTGATAGAGGACGCCGAAATCAACGAACTGTTCAGCGATCCCCGGCTGCTCGGGCAAAAGATATTGTTCAAACACCGGCTGCGCCAGTGGCGGCAGGATCAGCAAAACTTCCTCACCAACATCGCGCACATCAACCATCCCAACGGCAATGGGACCACGTTCGGGATCCCACGCCAGCATCTACTGGCGATGAATGGTGCACCGTACAAGCGAAAGTATCCCTTCGATCCGGATCCGGCACTTCAGCTACATCCGGCATTGCCACCATCCGACGACGATGTTATCAGCGTGAAAACGGAGCACGATTTTGTGACGAGCAACGGGAACGGGTTGGTGAAGCGGCGAACGGAGGAAGACTCTCCGTTGGCTCCGTTGGCAACACCGTATGCGGTCAGTTCCGGTGTAGTCGTTGGGACACCGGTCGCGAAGCGGAAGCATGAACAACCATCGCTAAAAGAGCGCACATCCGGAGCCATCGGGGACATTCCGGTGCGCATCGATCGGGACAGcttgctgcggttgctgcaaTGCTCGCAGTCTGGCCGCTGGATCGTGAGCAGCTTCAAGCCGAACGAACCGCTTGAGCGAAGGGCACAAACCATCATAACGCACCTGATCGTCGATCAGTTTTTGCACTTCAACATTCTGTTTAAGCATCGCATGATGAGCCATTACGCGGATGTGATAAAGGAGTTGTTTCCTGCGGAGATGAAGGAGGTCTATTATGCTCCCCGGAACACGGTTAAGCGCAACACGTCCGGGAAGCTGTTCGATCGCTACACGAACCAACGGTTGCGCCACAAGGAGCGGCTACCGCGGTTGAAACCGTTCATCGCGGATGAATGGACCGAACACAAAACGTTCGCTGAGCTGGCGATTCTGAACGAGGCCATGCAGACTGCCCGTGGGCTGGCGAACGTGGACGATGCCACCGGTAGCGAGGATGGAAACGTCAGCAACGATTTCCTGCAACCGGTTGCGACGATGTTTGTCGAGGGCGAGGACCACCCGGTGAACAGTGAAGGCGCGGTGGATTATTCCACTAGAGAGGACGATCAGTGA